Genomic segment of Tiliqua scincoides isolate rTilSci1 chromosome 1, rTilSci1.hap2, whole genome shotgun sequence:
CTTGTGAACGCAATTTTTGTGTCTTTGCACCTCCCCTCTCTGCATGCCTGCACACACTCCTGTTGCCCCCCTTCTCAAAATGCAGCCCCCTATTCACGTGCGGAAGCTCACTCTCCGAGACAGTCTCTCCAACAACTGCACCTTGTATCCTTGAGAAGCTCTTTGTACCTTACCACTCCAGGCAGATCCAGGGGGCCTGAAATGCAAGCAAGATGGGCAACCAATCACCTGTCCTGTTGATGGAATTTGTACTGTCAGCTCAGGCCTGAAAATACTGGCTAACCATGCCTGTGGGATGAGAGCCTAGGACTGAAGGTGTGAAAGGGAATAACTCTCCAACTGTCCTGCCTAGAGGAAAGTGTCTATGGTCTCACCATGCACCCACTATATGGACACTGGAAAAGGATGAGGGGCTGGAGCAGAATCAGCTGGTGAGGGGGAGGGCATGATTGCCAGGGAATCTCCTGTCCAGTGGAGTACAAAGAGACGATTGATGTTTCCTTGTACGATTCAAGTGGTGGAAGGGGAAATCTGCTCAGCGCAGCCCTGAGTCAGAGGCACAGGGTCCAAGTACACAGATATGCTCAGTGTCCATCACAGAGGGTACAGCCCCCCCAACACTCCCCCCACCACAGTTCCAACAGAGCAAGAGGGTACACGGCAGTCAGACCAGAGCTGGGAGGCTCGCTGCAGCTCAGCAAGCAGCCCACCAAGATTTACTACGCCGGCCGGGCTTTACTGCACACGAGATGCTTACGCCGGGGAATTTTCCCGGCGGCCCCTTAATTTGCCGTCCCATAAAGAATGTGGATTTGTGACGCTAAATAGAGGGAGATCATTTACCGAGCACTGCTCTTACTTACAGGATCTTTAAAGGGGATTCATCATGCGATGCAACGATGCGAGCGGCAGGCAGCTCAGCGGCAAGAGAGCAGCCACGGGCAATCAGAGGTGGGAACAGCAGCAGCTCTTTCTAAAGGGGAACCTGACCTAGACTTGCCTCCACAGTGGGTCTTCCAAACCACACTGTTCCTCAGTCTAACTGCTCCACTCCACCATGACAATTTCCTTTAGTTGCTGTTGAAGCTACAGAACCCTGAACTGCAGCCGCCTGACATGTTCAAGAGCAGATATTGATACTGTCCCGGCTGCTGTTGAAATGGTCCAAAATGTGAAGGCAAGGTACTGTCCCCCCTCGCAAGCTGTGCTGCCCCTAAGGGGAAATCCTGGGGCATACGACTTGGAGTCACACATGAAAGCCATGCCTGTGGCaataggttttatttatttatttatttattttaaagcaagcATCTAGTCCTTTATGAGGCAAAGATAGTCTTGAAAGTGCATGAGCAATGGCCGGTGAAATCTTGAGACATGTTATGTTGATGCTGTGAATGGTTGTCCCAGTGGTTTCTTGTCTGAGATTTTAAGAACAGAACTGTAGTGTCTTCAGCACTGGCAAAAGGGGgaatttaaccctttgccccttGCCATTTCCCAACcaacactacacacacacacctgccaatATTTGCTGTTGTCCCTGTTGTCTGTGGGTCAAGCTTCTGGGGAGGTAGAGATTTTGATTAGGAATATGGCATGGGGTTAAGTACTAAACACCCCAGCTACCCCATGCTGCTGATGAAGACACTggtgccccccacccccgcaataTTGCATTTCAGTAACAATGCCACCAGCATCATGTCAAGACACTGCAATATTTTGACTCTTGGAAACCTATGGAATGATGGTGATTTGAGCAGGATTTCCCATGGTCAGGGAAGCTTAATACAAATACAAATTGCAGAACTTTCTTACCACTGAATTTGCGCATTGAATTTTGCTTGTAGGTGGTCATGCCGTACACAGAGTATACACAGTCAGACTATGCTTTACATTGCTTTTCCCTCCTCTCTAcagcctggcattctgacattgcctgCAAGTGGTTCATACAACTAGGGACTTTGAACTACCCTTGTTAAGAGTGCTCTGGGGCAGCACTCCTGTAGGGACCTGGTGAGGTGTGGTCCTGGGTTCCCAGCCTTGCATTTCCTTTGGCTCTCCCACACCAGACATGGCAGGGTCTTGGAGACATGAGAAAGCGTGTGAGGCAGCACTGGCTAGGAAGCTGATCTTTGACCCGCTTGGTGTATGTCTTCACATACATGCGTGGGTGACTTTTCCCAGCCTCACCCTCTAGGTTTCTTCCTGCCctgcaatctctccccccccccaattctgcacAGAGTGATGAGAAGGCAAAGCAGCCTCTGGTGTCCGCAGGAGAGAAGCAGCTCATTTCCAGAGTCATTATGGTCTGAAAAGGGTCCCATCAGGTATTCCGCCCGCTCAGCACATTTATTTCCCCAAACCACAGCGGGGATTTGTGATTTTCAGACTCAATATTAGAGCAAGTGCGGGGTTGGCTCATTCTACCCGGTGGGAAGCCTCCCTGATAGTGCAGGCAGAGCCATGACAGAAAGTGTCACAGGGATAGCAGAATGGGACACTGGCAATGCTGCCATAGGCACCAGGGAAAGCACAGCCTGCTGAAGCTGGGAGAAGCAGCTTTCCTCCAGCCCACAGAGGGTACAAAATACTGAAACCTGGAAGTACATTCAGCAGCCATCCAGGCACCTCCCATCTTCTCTAAGCACTTTAGGTCCTCAAGTCTTACAAGTTACACCCATCTACCCCCCTTCCTGTCCCTACTCCTTATGCTATGTGGCAAACCCTCCTAGTAGGATAAGAGTGGTCTAGACTCCGAGAAGGTTGGTACCTTTAGCTTGCTTAAGCCAATGTTTCCTTCCTTTCGCTCCTGTCTTGCATGCTTTGGCACCCATTGCTTGCTGCAGCTTACTTGGTGTCCCATCACCCATCGCAACATCTACTCTCTCAGAGTAAAACTTGAGATGCAAACTCAGTCCTGGCATAAAACTTGGGCAGCATCGATCCATTCAGTCCAAAGTTTTATGGAAGGGCAGGAAGAGCAGGTACTCACCACAGTGAAGTTCTCTGCCGAGCAATTCTCCCCACTGAAGCTGCAGTTCTTGAGCATGTCGTCAAGTTGATGCCCAGTACGGTTGACAATGTCGGCCATGTCTGGGTCAGGGTAGAGCAGGTCAGAGGCCTTGTGTCCATCCCGGTCCTTGGGCGGCAGCCCGGTCATATTGGCCAGGTGAAAGATATCAGCATCAGTCAGTGCCGAGTGACGGAAGCGGTTGATGTTGCAAATGGTGACAGCTGGGAAGATCATCCTTTGGGTGGCCTCCTCATCCAGGGTGGTGACGTGTGGGTGCTCCAGGTAAAAGAGTGCAGAGCGGGCTGCCTGGTATAGGAAAAAGGCCAGAGAGGCCACAAACGCAAGTGCCCAGAGGGCCTGCCGGACCCCCAGCTGCCCCGAACGGCAAATGTGGCCAAGGCCATGCAGGGTGCTGGCCCCGGCAAAGGCAGCCAGGTTGCGGTGGCGTGGCCGCCGGGGTTCCTCTAGCAAGCTCTCCTTGTCCCCTTCCTCTTTCGCCGCCTGCTTCTCATCCTCCTCTGCAAATTTGATTTTGCAGACGATCTCAATCGGCATCTGTGCCGAGGCACCAGGCAGCACGCTACCCCCCCAGTGAGGGGAGGCAGCGGGAGCCTGGGGTGCCCGGCACCGGCCGCTCTCTCCGGGATGCTGCAGGACGCCCCGTAAACCTAGCCGGACCGGAGAGCTTGGCCCCCGTCCCTCCGGAGCGCCTGGCAGCCGCCGGGCTCTTGTCTCACTAGTGATCTCCTCCTGGTGCTTCCGTCCGCTTATCTGCACAAGCCCAGCTGTCAGAGCTGCCCGTCGCTCCCTCTGGCTGCGTGTGCCGCTCCTCCGGTTAAGACCCCACCAGATCCAGGCAGCATTTAGGCATCGTGTGCTAATAAAATCCAGGGGATACTTAATAATTCAAGGCATGTCAACATTATTTCATCCTCAAATAGAAAAagagcggggtggggggagccagCGAAGCCAAGGATCGCGagcggaggaggaagagggagccCTGCTCTCGGGAGCCACTTGTTTGAATCGCTCGCGAGCTGGCAAAGTCGGTGccaaggcagggctgcctgggctgggctgggctggggaagCTCCTCAGGCAGGGCTGCGCCACCCACTTCTTCCCAAGGGGGCTGCCCCAGAGAGCGCCCTCGTGGGCCCTACCTTCCGTCTCCAGGGGGATCTCCCAGGCTCCTCCGTGCCAGGGCTGGAGGGTGAACCAAAGTTGAGAGGGaagccggccggccggccagcaGGGCTGGGATGGTCCTCCCGGTCCTTCTCTCGGATGCTGCAGCGGGGGTCCGGTGGTCAGCCCGCAGGCTCCGGGTCTGACTAATAGGAGGAGCGGCCAACGAGGGGGAGCGGAAACGCCCCCTCCTCCTATCGATCCCGCTCCCCACGGAACAAACAAGAGGCAAAAAGTGAAAGGCGTATTGATCggcgggagggagggggaggggaggcacgcAGCTGCCGGGGATtagggcaggcgggggggggaggaggaggggggtgtTTTCGGGAGGGGAAGCGGCACTGCCCAGAGCCAGCCTGCAGCgcagcctctctcctccctgcACCATCGATCCCCTTCCCGGCTCGATTGCGTGGCACCGGGGTcgcgtctcctcctcctcctccgccccccCGCCCGACAAGTGGCATTAGGGCCAGGGAAGCCCGCGGGCAACCGCCAAGCAGGAGCCCC
This window contains:
- the ASIC4 gene encoding acid-sensing ion channel 4, whose product is MVQGGERLRCRLALGSAASPPENTPLLLPPPPALIPGSCVPPLPLPPADQYAFHFLPLVCSVGSGIDRRRGRFRSPSLAAPPISQTRSLRADHRTPAAASERRTGRTIPALLAGRPASLSTLVHPPALARRSLGDPPGDGSTRCLNAAWIWWGLNRRSGTRSQRERRAALTAGLVQISGRKHQEEITSETRARRLPGAPEGRGPSSPVRLGLRGVLQHPGESGRCRAPQAPAASPHWGGSVLPGASAQMPIEIVCKIKFAEEDEKQAAKEEGDKESLLEEPRRPRHRNLAAFAGASTLHGLGHICRSGQLGVRQALWALAFVASLAFFLYQAARSALFYLEHPHVTTLDEEATQRMIFPAVTICNINRFRHSALTDADIFHLANMTGLPPKDRDGHKASDLLYPDPDMADIVNRTGHQLDDMLKNCSFSGENCSAENFTVVYTRYGKCYTFNGDRNKPRVTRQSGMGNGLEIMLDIQQEEYLPIWRETNETSFEAGIRVQIHSQDEPPYIHQLGFGVSPGFQTFVSCQEQRLTYLPQPWGSCRASIKGEQTLPGYESYSIAACRLQCEKEAVVRNCQCRMVHMPGNETICSPNVYIECADHTLDTAVEDSQERCVCPTPCNLTRYGKEISMVRIPNKGSARYLARKYNRNETYIRENFLVLDIFFEALNYEAIEQKKAYNLAGLLGDIGGQMGLFIGASVLTVLEILDYIYEVIHDKVAHGLRRPKPPLKKPSGSIATLGLEEIKEQSSCETLGHHSEGTYPTGLLPNHHHRHHYSPQGVFEDFAC